In a single window of the Cervus elaphus chromosome 1, mCerEla1.1, whole genome shotgun sequence genome:
- the LOC122700617 gene encoding olfactory receptor 1009-like, protein MAGENYTRITEFIFTGLEYHPHVQGFLFLFFLLFYFVTMTGNLGMIILVRMDSRLHTPMYFFLSHLSFVDVCFSSVVGPKMLRDFFAERKAISFLGCASQQWSFGLFVAMECLLLAPTAYDRYVAICTPLLYSVVMSHRLCIQLVFGPCAAGFLNTMTHTTAAFRLPFCGSNIINHFFCDMSPLLSLVCADTRINKLLVFIVAGAVFVVSSLTILVSYFHIPVSILSIRSARGRHRAFSTCSSHLTAVSISYGTLFFIYVRPGAVFALDLNQVVAVFYTAVIPMLNPLIYSSRNKEVKAAICRTIARRKFCLKS, encoded by the coding sequence ATGGCTGGTGAAAACTATACAAGGATCACAGAGTTTATTTTCACAGGCCTAGAGTACCATCCGCATGTGCAAGGCTTCCTCTTcttgttcttccttcttttttactttgttaCCATGACCGGAAACCTGGGCATGATTATCCTCGTCCGGATGGATTCCCGCCTGCACACACCGATGTACTTTTTTCTCAGTCACCTGTCCTTTGTGGATGTCTGCTTTTCGTCCGTGGTTGGCCCCAAGATGCTCAGAGACTTCTTCGCTGAAAGGAAAGCCATTTCTTTCCTAGGCTGCGCCTCGCAGCAGTGGTCCTTTGGGCTCTTTGTGGCCATGGAGTGCCTTCTCCTGGCACCCACGGCttatgaccgctacgtggccatctgtaCCCCACTGCTGTATTCAGTTGTCATGTCCCACAGACTCTGCATACAGCTGGTGTTTGGACCCTGCGCTGCTGGATTTCTGAACACCATGACCCACACAACAGCTGCTTTCCGACTTCCTTTCTGTGGTTCCAACATTATCaatcacttcttctgtgacatGTCCCCACTTCTATCTCTGGTATGTGCTGACACACGGATCAATAAATTGCTAGTTTTCATCGTGGCTGGAGCTGTATTTGTGGTCAGCAGCCTGACTATATTAGTCTCCTATTTTCACATCCCCGTCTCTATCCTGAGCATCCGCTCTGCTCGTGGGAGGCACagagccttctccacctgctcttcCCATCTCACAGCTGTCTCCATCTCGTATGGGACTCTCTTCTTTATCTACGTGAGGCCAGGAGCAGTTTTCGCTCTGGATCTCAATCAAGTGGTGGCAGTGTTCTACACAGCAGTGATTCCCATGTTGAATCCTCTCATCTACAGCTCGAGAAATAAAGAAGTGAAAGCTGCTATATGCAGGACTATCGCCAGGAGAAAGTTTTGCCTCAAAAGTTAA